Proteins encoded by one window of Emticicia oligotrophica DSM 17448:
- a CDS encoding S9 family peptidase, producing the protein MKKTLLLLCLTSSAVFAQKKDFDEKELMTGKTPKNFIQTLPIIQRWIDDERVLISQKATPDAEAKSMVLEVKSGKMTEASEEILRPKAKPVKTILSKNNNLFLKSGDTETQLTNDAAEEKNAMFSPDSSYIAYTKENNLYTYNFKNKKETQLTTDGTKTTLNGYATWVYWEEIFGRPTRFRAFWWSPDSKKIAYMRFDESKTMMFPLYSSEGQHGFIEETRYPKSGDPNPEAKVGFVSPEGGKTVWADFNDKNEQYFGWPQWLPDGSGLMLQWINRGNDNLKLYNVSPKDGSKKELYNETQKSWIGIDEADERLTIMDGGKEMMIISDKTGWKQLYLYDINGKFINNITEGKYTVKNVEGIDQKNRVVYFYARGIESTARFDLYRVGFDGKGLKRLTFGAFNNRNIIASPNYKYFITTYSNINTPTSMAIVDNMGNKISELGSIKGAEMENYNLAKTELIRVKSEDGIYDLPMTITYPMNMVAGKKYPVLVSIYGGPDAGTVYDQWTWSARQQWYAKEGIIQVALDHRASGHFGKEGVAYMHRNLGYWEMKDYKTMVKSLIDKGIADPTKICITGFSYGGYMSCYALTYGSDVFTHGMAGGSVVDWSLYDSAYTERYMDTPAENPEGYKSASVLTHTSKLKGVLQIVHGTMDDNVHMQNSIQLISKLQDEKKNFEFMLYPNGRHGWGGNKGVHFDNLKTQFIYKHLLEKPIPEGLLK; encoded by the coding sequence ATGAAAAAAACTCTATTACTTCTCTGCCTAACGAGTAGTGCCGTTTTTGCTCAAAAGAAAGATTTTGACGAAAAAGAATTAATGACTGGAAAAACTCCCAAAAACTTTATCCAAACATTACCTATCATTCAAAGATGGATTGACGATGAGCGAGTGTTAATCTCTCAAAAAGCCACTCCTGATGCTGAAGCTAAATCAATGGTATTGGAAGTTAAAAGTGGAAAGATGACCGAAGCTAGCGAAGAAATTCTACGTCCGAAAGCAAAGCCCGTAAAAACCATTCTTAGCAAAAACAATAATTTATTCTTAAAAAGTGGAGATACTGAAACTCAGTTAACCAATGATGCTGCTGAAGAGAAAAACGCAATGTTTTCACCAGATAGTAGCTATATCGCCTATACCAAAGAAAACAATCTTTACACCTATAATTTCAAAAACAAAAAAGAAACCCAACTCACAACCGATGGCACAAAAACTACCTTAAATGGTTATGCAACATGGGTTTATTGGGAAGAAATCTTTGGTCGCCCTACTCGTTTCCGTGCTTTTTGGTGGAGCCCTGATAGCAAGAAAATTGCTTACATGCGTTTTGATGAATCAAAAACCATGATGTTCCCACTTTATAGTAGCGAAGGACAACACGGCTTTATTGAAGAAACACGCTACCCAAAAAGTGGCGACCCAAATCCAGAAGCAAAAGTTGGTTTTGTATCTCCAGAAGGGGGAAAAACAGTTTGGGCTGATTTCAATGATAAAAATGAGCAATATTTTGGTTGGCCACAATGGTTGCCAGATGGAAGTGGTTTAATGCTTCAATGGATTAACCGTGGGAATGATAACTTGAAACTTTATAATGTTTCACCAAAAGATGGCAGCAAAAAAGAGTTGTACAATGAAACACAAAAATCATGGATTGGCATTGACGAAGCAGATGAACGCCTAACCATTATGGATGGTGGTAAGGAAATGATGATTATCAGCGATAAAACAGGCTGGAAACAACTTTATTTGTATGACATTAACGGTAAATTCATTAATAATATCACTGAAGGAAAATATACGGTAAAAAATGTAGAAGGAATCGACCAAAAGAATCGTGTGGTTTATTTCTATGCTCGTGGTATTGAAAGTACGGCCCGCTTCGACCTTTACAGAGTTGGTTTTGATGGAAAAGGCTTGAAAAGACTCACTTTTGGTGCATTTAACAACCGTAATATCATTGCTTCTCCCAATTATAAGTATTTCATTACCACTTATTCAAATATAAATACGCCAACCAGCATGGCTATTGTTGATAATATGGGGAATAAAATATCTGAACTTGGAAGCATTAAGGGTGCTGAAATGGAAAATTATAATTTAGCTAAAACTGAACTTATTCGAGTAAAAAGTGAAGATGGTATATATGATTTGCCAATGACTATCACTTACCCGATGAATATGGTAGCAGGTAAAAAATATCCTGTGTTGGTTAGTATTTATGGTGGCCCTGACGCTGGAACAGTTTATGACCAATGGACGTGGTCGGCCAGACAACAATGGTATGCTAAAGAAGGTATCATTCAAGTGGCACTTGACCACCGTGCTAGTGGACATTTTGGAAAAGAAGGCGTAGCTTATATGCACCGTAATTTAGGTTATTGGGAAATGAAAGACTACAAGACAATGGTTAAATCATTGATAGATAAAGGAATAGCTGACCCAACAAAAATTTGCATCACTGGTTTTAGCTATGGTGGATATATGAGTTGTTATGCTCTCACGTATGGTAGTGATGTATTTACCCACGGCATGGCCGGTGGTAGTGTAGTTGATTGGAGCTTGTACGATAGTGCTTATACCGAAAGATACATGGATACGCCAGCCGAAAATCCTGAAGGTTATAAATCAGCGAGTGTATTGACACACACGAGTAAGTTGAAAGGTGTTTTACAAATTGTACATGGTACGATGGATGATAACGTACACATGCAAAACAGCATTCAATTAATTAGTAAATTACAAGATGAGAAGAAAAACTTTGAATTTATGCTTTACCCGAATGGCAGACACGGTTGGGGAGGCAACAAAGGCGTACATTTTGATAATTTAAAAACTCAATTTATCTACAAGCATTTGTTAGAAAAACCAATTCCAGAGGGATTGCTTAAATAG
- a CDS encoding AMP-binding protein, producing MIISPDKTLLECFYHWEATTPDNIYLRQPFGDNFVDFTWKEAGRQARSLAAYLKSLNLPAKSSIGLVSKNCAEWLIADFAIMMAGHISVPFYATLTDSQINQVLTHSGCEVLFVGKLDDWAGMKSGIPSHVKCISFPTYNPDASHVQWNDILANYAPITENYIPSVNDIFTIIYTSGTTGNPKGVMLNYGAMASVIYYARDIARLDVQNARFFSYLPLCHIAERNIIEAAAVTMGATIYFAETLDSFAKNLASAQPTHFLAVPRIWTKFQLGILGKMPENKLNTLLKIPIISSLVKKKIQKGLGLHKAEIILTGAAPMPASLIKWFRRLGIIIQEAYGMTENVGAVCMMPRDNIKDGSVGKIYPGMEVRIAEGTGEILTRSSWNMNGYYKEPELTAETIDAEGWIHTGDVGELDEDNYLKITGRVKEMYKTSKGEYIAPAQIEFGFADNNFIEQICVVGNNLPQPIGLIVLSDLGKATDKQVVRESLEVTLKELNPKLKNYERVQRLVVLREPWTVENNKMTPTLKIKRNVIEKEYATKVETWYSKSDAVVWE from the coding sequence ATGATTATTTCACCTGACAAAACGCTATTAGAATGTTTCTATCATTGGGAAGCAACGACTCCCGATAATATTTATTTGCGTCAGCCTTTCGGAGACAACTTTGTTGATTTTACATGGAAAGAGGCAGGACGACAAGCTAGAAGTTTGGCGGCTTATTTGAAATCTTTGAATTTGCCAGCCAAAAGTAGCATTGGTTTAGTCTCGAAAAACTGTGCAGAATGGTTAATTGCAGATTTTGCCATTATGATGGCGGGACACATTTCAGTGCCTTTTTATGCAACATTGACTGATTCACAAATTAATCAAGTACTTACTCATAGTGGTTGCGAAGTTCTTTTTGTTGGAAAACTCGACGATTGGGCTGGCATGAAAAGTGGTATTCCTTCGCATGTCAAATGTATTTCATTTCCAACGTATAATCCTGATGCCTCACATGTGCAATGGAATGATATTTTAGCAAATTATGCTCCCATTACCGAAAATTATATTCCTTCAGTTAATGATATTTTTACAATAATCTATACCTCAGGTACTACTGGAAATCCAAAGGGAGTAATGCTTAATTATGGAGCAATGGCCAGTGTAATTTATTATGCAAGAGATATTGCAAGGCTTGATGTTCAAAATGCTCGTTTCTTTTCTTATTTGCCGCTTTGCCACATTGCCGAGCGAAATATTATTGAAGCTGCTGCCGTAACAATGGGAGCAACCATCTATTTTGCTGAAACACTAGATAGTTTTGCCAAAAATTTAGCCTCGGCACAACCTACACACTTTTTGGCTGTCCCAAGGATTTGGACAAAGTTTCAGTTGGGAATTCTTGGCAAAATGCCCGAAAATAAGCTAAATACTTTACTAAAGATTCCAATTATTAGTAGTCTTGTGAAGAAAAAGATTCAGAAAGGACTTGGTCTGCATAAAGCTGAAATTATTCTTACAGGTGCGGCTCCAATGCCTGCAAGTTTAATTAAATGGTTTAGGCGTTTAGGTATAATTATACAAGAAGCCTATGGAATGACTGAAAATGTTGGGGCTGTTTGTATGATGCCGCGTGATAATATCAAAGATGGCAGTGTTGGTAAGATTTATCCAGGGATGGAAGTGAGAATTGCCGAAGGTACTGGTGAGATTCTAACACGCTCTAGTTGGAACATGAATGGCTATTACAAAGAACCCGAACTTACTGCCGAAACCATTGATGCAGAAGGCTGGATTCATACAGGTGATGTTGGAGAATTAGATGAAGATAATTACTTGAAAATTACAGGACGTGTAAAAGAAATGTATAAAACCTCAAAAGGTGAATATATAGCTCCTGCCCAAATTGAGTTTGGTTTCGCCGATAATAATTTTATCGAGCAAATTTGTGTAGTAGGTAATAATCTGCCGCAACCCATAGGTTTGATTGTTTTATCTGATTTAGGTAAAGCAACTGATAAACAGGTAGTTAGAGAAAGTTTAGAAGTGACCTTGAAAGAGTTGAACCCTAAATTGAAAAACTATGAACGTGTACAGCGATTAGTTGTTTTGCGAGAACCTTGGACGGTTGAGAATAACAAAATGACGCCTACTTTGAAAATCAAGCGAAATGTAATTGAAAAAGAATACGCTACAAAAGTAGAGACTTGGTATAGCAAATCGGATGCAGTGGTTTGGGAGTAA
- a CDS encoding alpha/beta fold hydrolase codes for MNNIFKTLKYFILLIIGLILITSTIFWKNDIPLETLKQKYANTESKFVEIDGMNVHYRDEGIRNDSTPIILIHGTGASLHTWEGWVNALKKEHRVIRLDLPAYGLTGPNPNKDYSQAFYSSFMNDFLSKIGVNRCIMAGNSLGGSITWNFAVQFPEKVTKMILVDAGGYPTKSKSVPVAFQLAGWPVVKNLFKYITPRSIVQKSVENVYADKSKVSEELIDRYYDLSLRKGNREAFIDRMSEFRNKGISADNSGKIKGLSMPTLIIWGDKDFLIPLDVAQKFHADLPNDTLVVFKNSGHTPMEEDAEKTVAVVKEFLKK; via the coding sequence ATGAACAACATATTTAAAACACTCAAATACTTTATCCTGCTAATAATCGGGCTCATTTTGATTACTTCAACAATCTTTTGGAAAAATGATATTCCTCTCGAAACACTCAAACAAAAATACGCAAATACTGAGTCTAAATTTGTTGAAATAGATGGTATGAATGTACACTACCGAGATGAAGGGATTCGGAATGATTCAACTCCAATTATACTAATACACGGTACAGGTGCCAGTCTTCATACGTGGGAAGGTTGGGTAAATGCCCTAAAAAAAGAACATAGAGTAATCAGGCTTGATTTACCTGCTTATGGTCTAACAGGCCCAAACCCCAACAAAGATTACTCACAAGCATTCTATTCTTCTTTTATGAACGATTTTCTGAGTAAAATTGGTGTAAATCGCTGCATTATGGCTGGAAATTCGCTCGGAGGCTCAATCACCTGGAACTTTGCCGTACAATTTCCCGAAAAAGTTACCAAAATGATTTTGGTCGATGCGGGGGGCTACCCTACTAAATCAAAGTCAGTGCCTGTTGCGTTTCAATTAGCTGGTTGGCCTGTTGTAAAGAATCTTTTTAAATACATCACTCCACGCTCAATTGTTCAAAAAAGTGTAGAAAATGTCTATGCTGATAAATCAAAAGTAAGTGAAGAATTAATTGACCGTTATTATGATTTATCACTCAGAAAAGGAAACCGAGAAGCATTTATTGATCGAATGTCAGAATTTAGGAATAAAGGTATCAGTGCCGATAATTCTGGAAAGATAAAAGGCTTAAGTATGCCCACACTCATCATTTGGGGTGATAAAGATTTCTTAATTCCACTTGATGTTGCACAAAAATTTCATGCAGATTTACCGAATGATACCTTAGTGGTATTCAAAAATTCAGGTCATACACCAATGGAAGAAGATGCAGAAAAAACGGTGGCAGTTGTGAAGGAATTCCTAAAAAAATGA